One Prinia subflava isolate CZ2003 ecotype Zambia chromosome 8, Cam_Psub_1.2, whole genome shotgun sequence DNA window includes the following coding sequences:
- the LOC134554391 gene encoding serine/threonine-protein kinase pim-1-like, whose amino-acid sequence MEVVLMQTVGSGCQYIIQLLDCFELPDSFVLVMERPENSQDLLHLLLEQEFLSEEAARWLFWQVLYAVQHCTACGVLHRDIKPQNLLVNPETGELKLIDFGCGTFLQERAFTTFAGTRAYCPPEWIGLGCYHGHTATIWSLGVLLYVMVCGDLPFWEDRDIVWGQLFFRQQVSPECQHLIRWCLSKHPADRPLLEQILQHPWVWGGRL is encoded by the exons ATGGAGGTTGTGCTGATGCAGACGGTGGGCTCTGGCTGCCAGTACATCATCCAGCTCCTCGACTGCTTTGAGCTGCCTGACAGCTTCGTACTGGTCATGGAGCGTCCGGAGAACTCGCAGGATCTCTTGCacctcctgctggagcaggagttCTTGTCCGAGGAGGCGGCGCGCTGGCTTTTCTGGCAGGTGCTGTATGCCGTGCAGCACTGCACGGCCTGCGGCGTCCTGCACCGGGACATCAAGCCACAGAACCTCCTCGTGAACCCGGAGACTGGCGAGCTGAAGCTCATCGACTTTGGTTGCGGCACCTTCCTCCAGGAGCGGGCCTTCACAACATTTGCGG GAACACGCGCGTACTGCCCACCCGAGTGGATCGGCCTTGGCTGCTACCACGGCCACACGGCGACCATCTGGTCCCTGGGTGTGCTGCTGTATGTCATGGTCTGCGGGGACCTGCCCTTCTGGGAGGACCGTGACATCGTGTGGGGGCAGCTCTTCTTCAGGCAGCAGGTCTCTCCAG AGTGCCAGCATCTCATCCGCTGGTGTTTGTCCAAGCACCCCGCGGACCGGCCACTGCTGGAGCAGATCCTGCAGCACCCTTGGGTGTGGGGCGGGCGTCTTTGA